In Phaeobacter gallaeciensis DSM 26640, a genomic segment contains:
- a CDS encoding transporter substrate-binding domain-containing protein: MRRFFAPFVLIYLLWGLAATAETLTVSTVTRPPFSMMEGDRETGFSIDLVRSLTDRLGWDYQLVRTDTFGEMLEMVRKGEVDMAAANISITAARETDMDFSHPIFESGLRIMVAAADVRSPSLIRVLFSADLMIAIAIAVVLLMGGGMLMWGLERRAQPYFDRPLKEAWFPSFWWALNLVVNGGFEERVPRTPIGRIFGVILVVSSLFVVSLFVAKITAVMTVEAISGSINSVNDLYDKDVGTLAESTAARFLERRDISYRGFSDLASLLSDFESGNTRVVVFDAPVLDHYMEDSGRLHGRAVGQVFLREDYGLLLPDGSPHLEEINRALLALRENGEYGDIYRKWFGKAP; the protein is encoded by the coding sequence TTGCGCCGCTTTTTTGCTCCTTTTGTCCTGATCTACCTGCTGTGGGGCCTGGCGGCGACTGCCGAGACCCTGACCGTCAGCACCGTAACGCGGCCTCCATTTTCGATGATGGAAGGGGACCGTGAGACCGGGTTCTCCATTGATCTGGTGCGCAGCCTGACCGACCGGTTGGGTTGGGACTATCAGCTCGTCCGCACCGATACCTTTGGCGAAATGCTGGAAATGGTGCGCAAGGGTGAGGTTGATATGGCGGCAGCCAATATCTCTATCACCGCAGCGCGCGAAACCGATATGGATTTCAGCCACCCCATCTTTGAGAGTGGTCTACGGATCATGGTAGCGGCGGCTGATGTGCGTTCACCCTCGCTGATCCGCGTGCTGTTCTCCGCCGATCTGATGATTGCTATCGCGATTGCGGTCGTCTTGCTGATGGGGGGAGGCATGCTGATGTGGGGGCTGGAGCGGCGCGCACAGCCTTACTTCGACCGTCCCCTGAAAGAGGCTTGGTTCCCGTCGTTCTGGTGGGCTCTGAACCTCGTCGTCAACGGCGGGTTTGAGGAGCGGGTTCCGCGCACGCCGATCGGGCGGATCTTTGGCGTGATTCTTGTCGTGTCCTCACTGTTTGTGGTGTCCCTCTTCGTCGCCAAGATCACTGCGGTCATGACGGTGGAGGCCATCAGCGGATCTATCAACTCTGTCAATGACCTCTATGACAAGGACGTCGGCACCCTCGCAGAGTCGACGGCCGCCCGCTTCCTCGAGCGGCGTGATATCAGCTACCGCGGGTTCTCGGATCTGGCCTCACTGCTGAGCGATTTTGAAAGCGGCAATACACGGGTTGTGGTGTTCGATGCCCCCGTGCTGGATCACTATATGGAAGATAGCGGTCGCCTGCATGGGCGCGCGGTCGGTCAGGTGTTCCTGCGAGAAGACTATGGCCTGTTGTTGCCGGACGGCTCACCGCACCTGGAAGAGATCAACCGCGCCCTGCTGGCTTTGCGCGAAAACGGGGAATACGGCGATATCTATCGAAAATGGTTTGGTAAAGCGCCCTGA
- a CDS encoding Hint domain-containing protein has protein sequence MAARSIDRKGIALATPQNSRCPDDALMTQGSLCLDLSLDEARPSGDLLLLERTMKDPEGWPLLLRLRRHLGRGITLTLCQPGCELEHRIIADTALSNESDAARLIYSWNSLLRWGRLALMTGSGGNIATVDISSPPPLRVRDTKTLLSQLPATAEACGLRAVSLNSDIVPVTPLAGLVPQTKIATPEGEKSLGLLQRGDLVLTPEGDAVPVLHRIDRRVPAIGHDAPMRLRSPFFGLTEDLLLAPQQRLVISGTDVDYLFGRPDVRLTAEMLQGTAVAAPAPIELYGRPDGPCPLIELTQLILPRHQRFIAAGTAVESLYLGRLRRKRSAYEASALSHLDRNTLPEHAMDPAPLLRSFDAAVLAERRIA, from the coding sequence ATGGCGGCACGTAGTATTGACCGGAAGGGGATCGCACTGGCGACACCCCAGAACAGCCGCTGCCCCGACGACGCCCTGATGACGCAGGGCAGCCTCTGTCTGGATTTATCCCTGGATGAGGCACGCCCAAGCGGTGATCTGCTGCTGCTGGAGCGAACAATGAAGGATCCGGAGGGCTGGCCCCTCTTGCTGCGCCTTCGGCGACACCTGGGCCGCGGCATAACCCTGACCCTTTGCCAGCCGGGCTGCGAATTAGAGCACCGGATCATTGCCGACACCGCTCTTAGCAACGAAAGCGATGCAGCGCGGCTGATCTATTCCTGGAACAGCCTCTTGCGCTGGGGGCGGTTGGCGCTGATGACAGGCTCGGGCGGAAACATCGCGACCGTGGACATTTCATCGCCTCCACCATTACGGGTGCGGGACACAAAAACACTACTGTCGCAGTTGCCAGCGACGGCAGAGGCCTGCGGGCTGCGGGCCGTTTCACTGAACTCAGATATTGTGCCGGTAACGCCGCTTGCGGGGCTGGTCCCGCAGACCAAGATTGCCACACCAGAGGGAGAGAAATCTCTGGGATTACTGCAACGCGGAGATCTGGTGCTGACGCCAGAGGGTGATGCCGTGCCCGTTCTGCATCGTATCGACCGCCGCGTCCCAGCCATTGGTCACGATGCCCCCATGCGTCTGCGGTCGCCATTCTTTGGGCTGACAGAGGATCTTTTGCTGGCGCCGCAACAACGGTTGGTGATCTCCGGCACAGATGTGGATTACCTCTTTGGTCGCCCGGATGTGCGCCTGACAGCGGAGATGCTTCAGGGAACTGCCGTGGCCGCGCCGGCACCGATTGAGCTGTACGGCAGGCCTGACGGCCCTTGCCCGTTGATTGAACTGACCCAACTGATACTGCCACGTCATCAGCGCTTCATTGCAGCGGGCACGGCCGTCGAAAGCCTGTATTTGGGTCGCCTGCGGAGAAAGCGCAGCGCCTATGAGGCCAGCGCGCTGTCCCATCTGGATCGCAATACGCTCCCCGAACATGCCATGGATCCGGCCCCGTTGCTGCGCAGCTTTGATGCCGCAGTTTTGGCAGAACGGCGCATCGCCTGA
- a CDS encoding Hint domain-containing protein — protein sequence MVAASELTYNINATAEQMAETIFGDSVQVVNASYTGDTRASAIYSDGDTIAPGATPSDTGIILSTGQASAYTNSTGEANQSSNQTTASNGPNGDPAFNTAAGTRTFDASYLDVTFVPNGSVMTMQFVFASEEYPEYQDSVFQDFVGVWVNGQMVNLEIGNGDADPGNVNSSNNSNIYLDNANDDYNTEMDGLTVTMTLTMQVDPGVENTIRIGIADVSDGSYDSNLLIAADSAQTEVIAETDTVRVDANGSRVVNVLANDTNDSATALTITHINGTAVVAGDVITLGTGQQVQLNANGTLTLIGDGDVEDFAFTYTASNGTNSDVGYVEATSIPCFVAGSRLLTDRGLVPVEVLQPGDLVMTRDDGLQPLRWIGSRRVQAQGRFAPIRIKAGALGEHDDLWVSPQHRILLSNGMAEMLFGAHEVLVAAKDLVNDRSITRKPGGEVTYVHVLFDDHQLVVSEGLVTESFQPGPQTSRQFDQDVLDELQALFPDLDPRTGEGYGPAARPSLRSYEARLLSATLDVLI from the coding sequence ATGGTTGCAGCATCCGAGCTGACATATAACATCAACGCGACTGCGGAGCAGATGGCAGAGACCATCTTTGGCGATAGTGTGCAGGTGGTAAACGCCAGCTATACCGGCGATACACGCGCCTCGGCGATTTATTCCGACGGCGATACGATCGCGCCCGGTGCGACGCCTTCCGACACTGGCATCATCCTGTCCACAGGCCAAGCGAGCGCCTATACCAACTCAACCGGTGAGGCCAATCAGTCCAGCAATCAGACCACTGCCAGCAACGGCCCTAACGGAGATCCGGCGTTCAACACAGCAGCGGGCACGCGGACATTCGACGCCTCTTATCTGGATGTCACGTTTGTGCCCAATGGGTCGGTCATGACGATGCAGTTCGTCTTTGCCTCTGAGGAGTACCCTGAGTACCAAGACTCAGTATTTCAGGATTTCGTCGGTGTCTGGGTCAATGGACAGATGGTGAATCTGGAGATCGGCAATGGCGACGCTGATCCCGGCAATGTGAACTCCAGCAATAATTCCAACATCTACCTCGACAACGCCAACGACGATTACAACACCGAAATGGACGGTCTGACCGTCACCATGACGTTGACCATGCAGGTCGATCCCGGTGTGGAAAACACCATACGGATCGGCATCGCCGATGTGTCAGACGGCAGCTACGACAGTAACCTGCTGATCGCTGCCGACTCCGCGCAGACCGAGGTGATCGCGGAAACCGACACTGTCCGCGTCGATGCCAACGGATCGCGGGTGGTCAATGTACTGGCCAATGATACCAACGACTCCGCAACTGCACTGACCATCACACATATTAACGGCACCGCGGTTGTTGCTGGAGATGTAATCACGCTGGGAACCGGTCAGCAGGTCCAGCTTAATGCAAATGGCACATTAACCTTGATCGGGGATGGCGATGTAGAAGACTTCGCCTTCACCTATACCGCTAGCAATGGCACCAACAGCGATGTTGGCTATGTGGAGGCAACCAGCATCCCTTGTTTCGTGGCCGGCAGTCGCCTGCTGACAGACCGGGGGCTGGTCCCCGTCGAAGTCCTGCAACCCGGTGATCTCGTCATGACCCGTGATGATGGCTTGCAACCCCTGCGCTGGATTGGCTCGCGGCGGGTACAAGCGCAGGGGCGTTTTGCACCGATCCGAATCAAGGCCGGTGCGCTTGGTGAGCATGACGACCTCTGGGTGTCGCCACAGCACCGCATATTGCTAAGCAACGGGATGGCCGAAATGCTGTTTGGCGCGCATGAAGTGCTGGTCGCCGCCAAAGATCTGGTCAACGACCGGTCGATAACGCGCAAGCCCGGTGGGGAGGTCACTTATGTCCATGTGCTGTTCGATGATCATCAGCTGGTCGTCAGTGAAGGTTTAGTGACCGAGAGCTTCCAGCCTGGTCCACAAACCAGTCGGCAGTTCGACCAAGACGTTCTTGACGAACTGCAAGCGCTGTTCCCGGACCTCGACCCCCGCACCGGCGAGGGCTACGGCCCGGCAGCCCGCCCCAGCCTGCGCAGCTATGAGGCGCGCCTGCTGTCCGCCACGCTTGACGTGCTGATATGA
- the dapE gene encoding succinyl-diaminopimelate desuccinylase — protein MTHSPLDPQQLTADLIRCASVTPEEGGALVLLDKVLSAAGFACTRVDRGEVSNLIARWGDKGHPRTMGFNGHTDVVPVGDTAAWTVDPFGAEEKDGFLYGRGATDMKSGVAAFVAAAIDLVQTTPPDGAIILTITGDEEGDAIDGTTALLDHMDREGEQMSVCLVGEPTCPNEMGEMIKIGRRGSLSAWFTVTGVQGHSAYPHRAKNPLNAMVRLMDRLASHELDQGTDHFDASTLAVVTIDTGNPATNVIPAQARSTVNIRFNDAHTGAELSDWLRAEAARVAKDFDVDIGVEIKISGESFITPPGPLSDLVSAAVEAETGRKPELSTTGGTSDARFVKNHCPVVEIGLVGKAMHQVDERVEIAQIHQLKSIYGRILRDYFAQS, from the coding sequence ATGACGCATTCGCCACTCGACCCGCAACAGTTGACCGCTGATCTGATCCGCTGTGCGTCTGTCACACCGGAGGAGGGCGGAGCGCTGGTCCTGCTGGACAAGGTGCTGAGTGCGGCTGGTTTTGCCTGTACCCGTGTGGATCGCGGTGAGGTCAGCAATCTGATCGCCCGTTGGGGTGACAAGGGGCATCCGCGCACCATGGGCTTCAACGGTCATACCGATGTGGTGCCGGTTGGTGACACCGCCGCCTGGACCGTTGACCCTTTTGGTGCGGAGGAGAAAGATGGCTTTCTCTATGGGCGAGGGGCGACGGACATGAAATCCGGCGTTGCCGCCTTTGTCGCTGCGGCTATTGATCTGGTCCAGACCACGCCGCCCGATGGGGCTATCATCCTGACCATCACCGGAGATGAAGAAGGTGATGCCATCGATGGCACTACCGCGTTGCTGGACCACATGGACCGCGAGGGCGAGCAAATGTCGGTCTGTCTGGTGGGAGAGCCGACCTGCCCCAATGAGATGGGGGAGATGATCAAGATCGGGCGCCGAGGGTCGCTGTCCGCATGGTTCACAGTCACCGGTGTTCAGGGCCATTCGGCCTACCCCCATCGCGCCAAGAACCCGCTCAATGCCATGGTTCGCCTGATGGATCGCCTTGCCAGCCACGAGTTGGATCAGGGCACGGATCATTTTGATGCCTCGACCCTTGCGGTGGTGACCATCGATACCGGCAACCCGGCGACCAATGTCATCCCGGCGCAGGCGCGGTCCACGGTCAATATCCGCTTCAACGATGCCCATACTGGCGCGGAGCTCAGCGATTGGCTGCGCGCAGAAGCGGCGCGTGTCGCAAAGGATTTCGATGTTGATATCGGGGTTGAGATCAAAATCTCCGGCGAGAGTTTCATCACCCCGCCGGGGCCGCTGTCCGATCTTGTCAGCGCTGCAGTCGAGGCCGAGACTGGCCGCAAACCTGAGCTGTCCACCACTGGCGGCACCTCGGACGCGCGGTTTGTCAAAAACCACTGCCCGGTTGTCGAAATCGGCCTGGTTGGCAAAGCCATGCATCAGGTGGATGAACGGGTGGAGATTGCTCAGATACATCAGCTGAAATCGATCTACGGTCGCATCCTGAGGGACTATTTTGCCCAAAGCTGA
- the rnr gene encoding ribonuclease R: protein MTRIPSKAEILDWIAAHPTHTSKRDIAKAFGIKGSDRIDLKRILKELEAEGHLEKRKKTYRDPERLPPVSVLQIKAPDGDGDLFARPLEWHGEGVEPIVLVMPRASDPALGEGDRILARLTVVQDADYHYEARLIRRIGTNPRRVIGIFRKRDEGGRIVPIDKSASTEWAVAENATHGARDGELVEAEQAGPKSRLGLPRARVVERLGDPSAPKAVSLIAIHQHGIPDHFPDEVIAEADAAKPMGLKGREDLRDLPLITIDPADARDHDDACYAHADDDPKNPGGHVIWVAIADVAAYVQPGSALDREARKRGNSSYFPDRVVPMLPDRLSGDLCSLHEGVPRACVAVRMQIDADGNKIAHRFVRGLMRSAASLHYAEVQEAMDGAPTDRTGPFLEPVIKPLYAAYAALVKARAERQPLDLDLPERKIVLDEKGTVVSVNFRDRLDAHKLIEEFMVLANVAAAETLIKKRTPLLFRVHEEPAPEKLEALRETARAAGLSLAKGQVLQTRHLNALLNGAAGTDDAELINISTLRSMQQAYYAPENFGHFGLALRNYAHFTSPIRRYADLIVHRALIAAHGWGDDGLDNAEIERLEQTATHISETERRSMMAERDTTDRYLAAYLSERVGNEFEGRISGIARFGAFVKLDETGADGLVPVRSIGREFFHFDAEAGTLMGADTGLIIAIGQRVKVRLAQATPVTGGLELELLSIEDKPMPAGGGGGRRSPAGRSVKRKSAKAKAKRSKIKRKVERKRRS from the coding sequence ATGACCCGTATTCCTTCCAAGGCCGAGATCCTCGACTGGATCGCAGCCCATCCGACCCATACCTCCAAACGCGACATCGCCAAAGCTTTCGGCATCAAGGGCTCCGACAGGATCGACTTGAAGCGGATCCTCAAAGAGCTTGAGGCCGAAGGTCATCTGGAGAAGCGCAAGAAGACCTATCGCGACCCGGAGCGCCTGCCTCCGGTCAGCGTTCTGCAGATCAAAGCGCCGGATGGCGATGGCGATCTTTTTGCACGGCCGCTGGAATGGCACGGCGAAGGCGTGGAGCCAATTGTGCTGGTGATGCCGCGTGCATCAGACCCCGCGCTGGGCGAGGGGGATCGCATACTAGCTCGGCTGACCGTGGTTCAGGATGCCGATTACCATTATGAGGCGCGGCTGATCCGTCGCATTGGGACCAATCCGCGTCGGGTGATCGGGATCTTCCGCAAGCGGGACGAAGGCGGGCGTATTGTGCCCATCGACAAATCGGCCTCCACGGAATGGGCCGTTGCGGAAAACGCCACCCATGGTGCGCGCGATGGTGAGCTGGTGGAGGCGGAACAGGCCGGACCGAAATCGCGCCTTGGCCTGCCGCGCGCCCGCGTGGTGGAGCGGCTGGGTGATCCATCCGCGCCCAAGGCGGTATCGCTGATTGCGATTCATCAGCATGGTATCCCTGACCATTTCCCGGATGAGGTCATCGCCGAGGCTGATGCCGCCAAACCGATGGGTCTGAAGGGACGCGAAGATCTGCGAGATCTGCCGTTGATCACCATCGACCCTGCGGATGCGCGCGATCATGACGACGCTTGCTATGCTCATGCCGATGACGATCCCAAGAACCCGGGTGGCCATGTCATCTGGGTCGCGATTGCCGATGTCGCCGCCTATGTGCAGCCGGGGTCAGCGCTGGACCGCGAGGCGCGCAAGCGTGGCAATTCAAGCTATTTCCCGGATCGGGTTGTGCCCATGCTGCCGGACCGGTTGTCGGGTGATCTTTGCAGCCTGCACGAAGGGGTGCCGCGGGCCTGCGTTGCGGTGCGGATGCAAATCGATGCAGATGGCAACAAGATCGCTCATCGCTTTGTGCGGGGGTTGATGCGGTCGGCAGCATCGCTGCACTACGCTGAGGTGCAAGAGGCGATGGATGGCGCGCCAACTGATCGCACAGGCCCCTTCCTGGAGCCTGTGATCAAGCCGCTCTACGCCGCCTATGCCGCATTGGTCAAAGCCCGGGCAGAGCGCCAGCCGCTGGATCTGGACCTGCCGGAACGCAAAATCGTTCTGGATGAGAAGGGCACAGTCGTTTCGGTGAATTTCCGCGACCGGCTGGACGCGCATAAGCTGATTGAAGAATTCATGGTACTGGCCAATGTGGCAGCCGCGGAAACCCTGATCAAGAAGCGCACGCCCTTGTTGTTCCGCGTGCATGAGGAACCGGCACCGGAGAAGCTGGAAGCGTTGCGTGAGACCGCTCGCGCCGCCGGTCTTTCGTTGGCGAAAGGGCAGGTCTTGCAGACCCGCCACCTGAATGCGCTGCTGAATGGTGCCGCCGGGACCGATGATGCGGAGCTGATCAATATCTCCACCCTGCGATCCATGCAGCAGGCCTATTATGCGCCGGAGAACTTCGGCCATTTCGGTCTGGCTCTGCGCAATTATGCGCATTTCACCTCACCCATCCGCCGCTATGCCGACCTGATCGTACACCGTGCCTTGATTGCCGCTCATGGTTGGGGTGATGACGGGTTGGACAATGCCGAGATCGAACGGCTGGAGCAGACGGCCACCCATATCTCAGAGACCGAACGCCGGTCTATGATGGCAGAACGGGATACCACAGATCGCTATCTTGCCGCCTATCTTTCGGAACGGGTCGGCAATGAGTTCGAAGGCCGTATCAGCGGTATTGCCCGGTTTGGCGCCTTTGTGAAACTGGATGAAACCGGGGCCGATGGTCTGGTGCCAGTGCGCTCTATCGGGCGGGAGTTTTTCCATTTCGATGCCGAGGCCGGGACCCTGATGGGTGCCGATACCGGCCTGATCATCGCGATTGGCCAGCGGGTGAAGGTGCGTCTGGCACAGGCCACTCCGGTGACCGGAGGGCTGGAACTGGAATTGCTGTCGATCGAGGATAAGCCGATGCCAGCGGGCGGCGGTGGCGGGCGGCGCAGCCCGGCGGGTCGATCCGTGAAACGCAAATCCGCCAAGGCGAAGGCCAAGCGCAGTAAGATCAAGCGTAAGGTGGAGCGCAAACGCCGCAGCTGA
- a CDS encoding DUF1801 domain-containing protein, whose product MTRPFASAEISTVFDQAPPGTREGLLRLRTLIFDVAESDPDVGPVTETLKWGQPSYVAARAGLGTPLRLGRSNQARFALLVHCQSRVIDNFASRFPAWDRFDGTRGVLFNRVEEVEPLRHGWLIRHALTYRKSKVTAGRARRDADRFN is encoded by the coding sequence ATGACCCGCCCCTTTGCTAGCGCTGAAATTTCTACCGTTTTTGATCAGGCGCCGCCGGGCACGCGGGAAGGCCTGTTGCGATTGCGCACGCTGATCTTTGATGTGGCTGAAAGCGATCCGGATGTCGGGCCGGTCACGGAGACCCTAAAATGGGGGCAGCCCTCCTATGTCGCGGCGCGTGCCGGGCTAGGCACCCCACTGCGTCTGGGCCGGTCCAATCAGGCGCGATTTGCATTGTTGGTTCACTGCCAAAGCCGGGTGATCGACAATTTTGCCAGTCGTTTTCCGGCTTGGGACAGATTTGACGGAACCCGTGGCGTGCTGTTCAACCGTGTCGAAGAGGTGGAGCCTCTGCGACACGGTTGGCTGATCCGTCACGCCTTAACCTATCGCAAATCCAAGGTGACTGCTGGCCGGGCCCGTAGGGACGCGGACCGGTTCAACTAA
- a CDS encoding helix-turn-helix transcriptional regulator — protein MSRSHRLFQVMQLLRQGGGPHTAAKLAQDLGISARSVHRDIATLREMGAIIDGEAGYGFTLIEDNALPPMGFRDTELEALVLGLREVQQIGDPELADAAADALRKLQARLPNRQAHRLRHAVLSAYRFQRPQPPGIALADLRRATWDEVEVRLDYCDAKGAVTQRQVKPLGLVYFDRSTVLIAWCGLRDDVRVFRVDRIAGFEATDVSFRPHRVPMLRDALAQMRADRAACAPQADVEPDAPEG, from the coding sequence ATGTCCCGATCTCATCGTCTTTTTCAGGTTATGCAGTTGCTGCGTCAGGGCGGTGGCCCTCACACCGCCGCTAAACTGGCGCAGGACCTTGGTATTTCTGCCCGAAGTGTGCACCGCGATATCGCTACCCTGCGTGAGATGGGGGCAATTATCGACGGCGAGGCAGGCTATGGTTTCACACTGATTGAGGATAATGCGCTGCCGCCCATGGGGTTTCGCGACACTGAGCTGGAGGCGCTGGTTCTTGGCCTCCGTGAGGTGCAGCAGATTGGTGATCCTGAACTGGCCGATGCCGCCGCCGATGCCTTGCGCAAGCTGCAGGCGCGGCTGCCCAATCGTCAGGCTCATCGGCTGCGGCATGCGGTGTTGTCTGCCTATCGGTTTCAGCGTCCACAACCGCCGGGGATCGCCCTGGCCGACCTGCGCCGCGCGACATGGGATGAGGTTGAGGTGCGGCTGGACTATTGCGATGCCAAAGGCGCCGTCACCCAGCGACAGGTCAAGCCCCTTGGTTTGGTCTATTTTGATCGTTCCACCGTGCTGATTGCCTGGTGCGGATTGCGAGATGACGTGCGGGTATTTCGCGTTGACCGGATTGCGGGGTTTGAGGCCACAGACGTCAGCTTTCGCCCTCATCGGGTGCCAATGCTGCGGGATGCGCTGGCTCAGATGCGCGCCGACCGTGCAGCCTGCGCGCCGCAGGCCGACGTGGAGCCTGATGCGCCCGAGGGGTAG
- a CDS encoding lytic murein transglycosylase: MQYDLGARRHIVLTAAMVAALVATDASVAASPLPTAAGPLVEIAASQPPQVSLRPTARPATPSGVAATPLRPRIRPAQQNPTPEEPRASPATQRAFEGWIAKFRARARAEGLSQATLDRAFAGVEFDPRIVQRDGNQSEFVTPIWTYLERAVSDARIENGQAALREHAQALARIEATYGVDKEVVAAVWGMESNYGTFRGERDIIRSLATLAFDGRRAAFFESQLIAALQILQAGDVTPEAMTGSWAGAMGHTQFMPTSYLAYAVDFTGDGKRDIWSDDPTDALASTAAYLKRFGWVKGQPWGLEVRLPAGFNYALADRKITKSAQAWRQLGVTSADGGVLPDHGKGALLLPAGAQGAAFIVYRNFAVIERYNAADAYVIGVGHLSDRLRGTGPIRASWPQNSRPLTYKERRELQQRLTGAGYGTGGADGRIGPKTRAALRAYQLAMGLTPDGYPSLSVLNRLR; the protein is encoded by the coding sequence ATGCAGTATGATCTTGGCGCCCGCAGGCACATAGTCCTGACAGCAGCAATGGTTGCGGCCCTTGTGGCGACCGATGCCAGCGTTGCAGCCAGCCCCTTGCCGACAGCCGCTGGCCCACTGGTGGAGATTGCGGCATCGCAACCGCCGCAGGTGTCCTTGCGCCCAACGGCCCGCCCTGCGACGCCATCAGGCGTGGCAGCTACCCCATTGCGGCCACGGATACGTCCGGCGCAACAGAATCCCACGCCTGAGGAGCCTCGCGCCTCCCCCGCCACGCAGCGCGCCTTTGAGGGTTGGATCGCCAAGTTCCGCGCCCGCGCACGGGCCGAAGGACTGTCGCAGGCCACTCTGGACCGGGCGTTCGCTGGTGTGGAGTTTGATCCGAGGATCGTGCAGCGTGACGGCAACCAATCGGAGTTCGTAACCCCGATCTGGACCTATCTTGAGCGTGCAGTCTCTGACGCGCGCATTGAAAACGGACAGGCTGCCCTGCGTGAGCACGCGCAGGCGTTGGCCCGCATCGAAGCCACATATGGCGTCGACAAGGAGGTCGTCGCGGCTGTCTGGGGCATGGAGAGCAACTACGGCACTTTTCGGGGGGAGCGCGATATCATCCGGTCGCTGGCGACGCTGGCCTTTGACGGGCGGCGCGCTGCGTTTTTTGAAAGCCAGCTGATCGCAGCCTTGCAGATCCTTCAGGCGGGTGACGTGACGCCGGAGGCGATGACCGGCAGCTGGGCCGGGGCCATGGGGCATACGCAATTCATGCCGACCTCCTACTTGGCCTATGCGGTGGATTTCACCGGGGATGGCAAACGCGATATCTGGTCCGACGATCCCACTGATGCGCTGGCATCAACCGCCGCCTATCTGAAGCGTTTCGGCTGGGTCAAAGGCCAACCCTGGGGACTGGAAGTACGGCTGCCGGCCGGGTTTAACTACGCGCTGGCGGATCGTAAAATCACCAAATCCGCGCAGGCCTGGCGGCAGCTGGGAGTGACCAGCGCCGATGGCGGTGTCCTTCCTGATCATGGCAAGGGCGCCTTGCTGCTGCCCGCCGGTGCGCAGGGGGCTGCGTTCATCGTCTATCGAAACTTCGCCGTGATTGAGCGGTACAATGCAGCGGATGCCTATGTGATTGGCGTGGGGCACCTGAGCGACCGGTTGCGTGGCACCGGGCCGATCCGCGCCAGCTGGCCGCAGAACAGCCGCCCTCTTACCTACAAAGAACGGCGCGAACTGCAGCAGCGGCTGACTGGTGCGGGCTATGGTACCGGCGGTGCAGACGGACGGATCGGGCCAAAAACCCGCGCCGCCCTGCGCGCATATCAACTGGCCATGGGGCTGACCCCGGACGGCTACCCGTCGCTTTCAGTTTTGAACCGCCTGCGCTGA